From the genome of Hathewaya histolytica, one region includes:
- the spoVG gene encoding septation regulator SpoVG: protein MQITDVRIRKISADSKMKAIVSVTFDGEFVVHDIKVIEGKNGLFIAMPSRKTPNGEFKDITHPINTDTRQKIQDSILSEYEKVKNQTETEECQCECHCQCEE, encoded by the coding sequence ATGCAAATTACAGATGTAAGAATAAGAAAAATTTCTGCAGATAGTAAAATGAAGGCTATTGTATCAGTAACCTTCGACGGAGAATTTGTTGTACACGACATTAAGGTTATAGAAGGAAAGAATGGACTTTTTATAGCTATGCCAAGCAGAAAAACACCTAATGGAGAGTTTAAAGATATCACTCATCCAATAAATACTGATACAAGACAAAAAATACAAGATTCTATTTTATCGGAATATGAAAAGGTTAAAAATCAAACTGAAACAGAAGAATGTCAATGCGAGTGTCATTGTCAATGTGAAGAATAA
- the purR gene encoding pur operon repressor produces MENKFTRNQRVAAITKVLIENPNRIINLNTFTNTLNAAKSTISEDIVIVRECLGKLSMGKIETVSGASGGIKYIPEISDREGQEFIEELCTMLMDKNRIIPGNFLYMTDLLYNPRIITKAGAILASKFNHLNLDCVITVETKGIPLAYEVAKCLGVKLVIVRHDTKVTEGTTVSINYVSGSTKRIQTMTLSTKSIDRGSKCLFIDDFMKGGGTATGIINLLTEFQCELLGIGVLIEQIDDKEKLVKDYISLVQFQGITEEGEAILLPSCKK; encoded by the coding sequence ATGGAAAATAAGTTTACTAGAAATCAAAGGGTAGCTGCGATAACAAAGGTTTTAATTGAAAATCCTAATAGGATAATAAACTTAAATACTTTTACGAATACTTTAAATGCGGCAAAATCTACTATAAGTGAAGATATTGTCATAGTAAGAGAATGTTTAGGTAAACTTTCCATGGGAAAAATAGAAACAGTATCTGGGGCATCAGGGGGTATAAAATATATACCAGAAATAAGTGATAGGGAAGGACAAGAATTTATTGAAGAGTTGTGTACTATGCTTATGGATAAAAATCGAATAATACCAGGTAACTTTCTTTATATGACGGATTTACTTTATAATCCGAGGATAATAACCAAGGCAGGAGCTATTTTAGCGTCAAAGTTTAATCATTTAAATTTAGATTGTGTTATAACAGTTGAGACTAAAGGCATTCCATTAGCTTATGAGGTGGCAAAATGCTTGGGTGTTAAACTGGTTATAGTTAGGCATGACACTAAAGTTACTGAGGGTACAACGGTAAGTATTAATTATGTATCTGGATCTACTAAGAGAATCCAAACTATGACACTTTCCACAAAGTCAATAGATAGAGGAAGTAAGTGTTTATTTATAGATGACTTTATGAAAGGTGGAGGAACTGCTACGGGTATAATAAATCTTCTTACAGAGTTTCAATGTGAGCTCTTAGGTATAGGAGTATTGATAGAACAAATAGATGATAAGGAAAAATTAGTAAAAGATTACATATCCCTAGTGCAATTTCAAGGTATCACGGAAGAAGGAGAAGCGATTTTACTACCTTCATGTAAAAAATAA
- the murC gene encoding UDP-N-acetylmuramate--L-alanine ligase, translating into MSLNCINYANKKVHFIGIGGISMSGLAEILLKDGVSVSGSDMKESHITEKLRALGASIYIGHNEKNVEDKDVIVYTAAISSDNPELIKSKELNLIMYNRAEFLGEIMKSYKYNIAVSGTHGKTTTTSMVSHIALSGKLDPTILVGGELDIIKGNILVGNSEYLITEACEYKESFLKFYPYIGIILNIDADHLDYYKDINHIKEAFSKFIDIIPKDGYLIANAEDKNIMSIIDKAECNVMTFGINNGTLRAKDIVFNNNGNASYTVSMDGEDLFRLNLSVPGEHNILNSLSTIGSALSLNIPYEDIKHGLESFHGTHRRFEVKGVKNGVTVIDDYAHHPTEILSSIKTALKYPHNKIYCLFQPHTYTRTYSLFNEFCSCFDGVDKLLVADIYAAREKDTGLVHSKNLAQKIKEKNIDTLYMPSFEAMDKYLKDNCTEGDLILTVGAGDINKVGESYLK; encoded by the coding sequence GTGTCTTTAAATTGTATAAACTACGCTAACAAAAAAGTTCACTTTATAGGTATAGGTGGAATAAGTATGAGCGGACTTGCTGAAATTTTACTTAAAGATGGGGTTAGCGTTTCTGGTTCTGATATGAAGGAAAGCCATATTACTGAAAAATTAAGAGCATTAGGTGCCTCTATATATATAGGTCATAACGAAAAGAATGTAGAAGATAAGGATGTCATAGTATATACTGCTGCTATTTCTTCTGATAATCCTGAACTAATAAAATCTAAGGAATTAAACCTAATTATGTATAATAGGGCAGAATTCCTAGGTGAAATAATGAAAAGTTACAAATACAATATAGCCGTATCTGGTACTCATGGAAAGACTACAACTACTTCTATGGTATCCCACATAGCTTTAAGTGGTAAATTAGATCCAACAATACTAGTGGGTGGGGAGCTAGACATAATAAAAGGTAATATACTAGTTGGAAATAGTGAATATCTTATAACTGAAGCGTGTGAATACAAAGAATCTTTTCTAAAATTTTATCCTTATATAGGCATTATATTAAACATAGATGCTGATCACCTAGATTATTATAAAGATATAAATCACATAAAGGAGGCCTTCTCAAAGTTCATAGATATTATCCCTAAAGATGGCTACTTAATAGCTAATGCAGAAGATAAAAATATTATGAGTATAATTGATAAGGCTGAATGTAATGTTATGACTTTTGGTATAAATAATGGAACGTTACGAGCAAAAGATATAGTATTTAATAATAATGGAAATGCATCTTATACTGTATCTATGGATGGAGAAGACTTATTTAGGCTAAACCTATCCGTTCCTGGAGAACATAATATACTAAATTCTCTATCCACTATTGGATCTGCTTTAAGCTTAAACATACCATATGAAGATATAAAACATGGATTAGAAAGTTTCCATGGAACCCATAGAAGGTTTGAAGTTAAAGGTGTCAAGAATGGTGTAACTGTTATAGATGATTATGCTCATCACCCTACAGAAATATTATCTTCTATTAAAACAGCCTTAAAATATCCTCATAATAAAATATATTGCTTATTCCAACCACACACATATACAAGAACTTATTCATTATTTAATGAGTTCTGTAGTTGTTTTGATGGAGTGGATAAACTTCTAGTTGCTGATATATATGCTGCAAGGGAAAAAGATACAGGTCTTGTTCATTCCAAAAATCTTGCACAGAAGATTAAAGAAAAAAATATAGATACACTTTATATGCCAAGTTTTGAAGCTATGGATAAATACCTAAAGGACAATTGTACCGAGGGTGATTTAATATTAACTGTAGGTGCTGGAGATATAAACAAGGTTGGAGAAAGTTATTTAAAATAA
- a CDS encoding HAD family hydrolase, translating into MLDNINGAIFDLDGTLIDSMDIWAKIDMDYLNAHNISMPSDLRDAVEHLSFEKTASYFKKRFNLPYSEKEIQDQWFTMALEEYSRNIKLKPGVRKLLELLKRRNIKIALATSNCTPLIYACLKPKGLLNYFDVITTTSEVSKGKSFPDIYLHTAKKLGISPENCIVFEDILPAIKGAKKAGMKVVAIFDTFSESQKLEIESIADKYIKDFNELLTT; encoded by the coding sequence ATGTTAGATAATATTAATGGTGCTATATTTGATTTAGATGGAACTCTAATCGACTCTATGGATATATGGGCTAAAATAGATATGGATTACTTAAATGCTCACAATATATCTATGCCTAGTGATTTAAGAGATGCAGTAGAACATTTAAGTTTTGAAAAAACTGCCTCATATTTTAAAAAGAGATTTAACTTACCCTATAGTGAAAAAGAAATTCAAGACCAGTGGTTTACTATGGCATTAGAAGAGTACTCTAGAAATATTAAACTTAAACCTGGTGTTAGAAAACTTTTAGAACTTTTAAAACGTCGTAACATAAAAATAGCTCTAGCAACCAGTAACTGTACACCATTAATATATGCCTGCTTAAAACCTAAAGGTTTACTTAACTATTTTGATGTAATTACAACAACAAGTGAAGTTTCAAAAGGAAAATCATTTCCAGACATATATCTTCATACCGCAAAAAAATTAGGCATATCTCCAGAAAATTGCATAGTTTTTGAAGATATCTTGCCTGCCATAAAGGGTGCTAAAAAAGCTGGCATGAAAGTTGTTGCAATTTTTGATACCTTCTCAGAGTCCCAGAAACTAGAAATAGAATCTATTGCAGATAAATATATAAAAGATTTTAATGAATTATTAACTACATAA
- a CDS encoding 2-phosphosulfolactate phosphatase family protein — translation MEIDLIISADYIGKEKIEGKNVVIIDVLRATSVIVTALNNGCSKVIPVLSKEEAFSYKDISTRACILGGERNALKIQGFNCSNSPLEYSREIIEGKNLIITTSNGTRAIRNCEYADNVFIGAMINARAVAKKVCNLGQDLVIVNSGTDGEFSMDDFICAGYIMQKIIEIKNDVELSDIAKTAFISYKNHEDILSFVKEAYHYKRLKNLGLNEDLKYCMQKDIINKVPQCIGGEIK, via the coding sequence ATGGAAATAGATTTAATTATATCTGCAGATTATATAGGAAAGGAAAAGATAGAAGGAAAAAATGTAGTAATCATTGATGTTTTAAGAGCAACAAGTGTAATTGTAACTGCATTAAATAATGGATGCTCAAAGGTAATTCCTGTTCTCTCTAAAGAAGAAGCTTTTAGTTACAAGGATATTAGCACTAGAGCGTGTATTTTAGGTGGTGAAAGGAATGCTCTTAAAATACAAGGCTTTAACTGCTCTAATTCTCCTCTAGAGTATTCTAGGGAGATTATAGAAGGTAAAAATTTAATTATTACAACCAGTAATGGTACTAGGGCTATAAGGAATTGTGAATATGCTGATAATGTGTTTATAGGAGCTATGATAAATGCAAGAGCAGTTGCAAAGAAGGTTTGTAATCTAGGACAAGACTTAGTGATAGTTAATTCTGGCACAGATGGAGAGTTTTCTATGGATGATTTCATATGTGCAGGGTACATAATGCAGAAAATTATAGAGATAAAAAATGATGTGGAATTAAGTGACATTGCAAAGACTGCGTTTATATCTTATAAGAATCATGAAGATATACTTAGCTTTGTTAAAGAAGCATATCATTACAAAAGACTAAAGAATTTGGGATTGAATGAAGATTTGAAGTATTGTATGCAGAAAGATATAATAAACAAAGTTCCACAGTGTATAGGTGGCGAAATAAAATAG
- a CDS encoding TIGR01212 family radical SAM protein (This family includes YhcC from E. coli K-12, an uncharacterized radical SAM protein.) produces the protein MQKFWDSKRYHSLNYFLREKFGEKVFKISLDAGFTCPNRDGKISSGGCIFCSSRGSGDFAGDRQFSIDKQFEDIKCMMNKKWKSEKYIAYFQAYTNTYAPIEVLDEKYKEAIEKEGVVGLAIATRPDCLEEDVLDLLSSYNKELYTWVELGLQTSKESTAKLINRGYELEIFEKAVKDLRARNIDVVVHTIFGLPGESKYDMLDTIRYLANMDIQGIKIHLLHLMEGTSLVKLYNNGELELMTMDDYLEVICEAITLLPPSVVIHRLTGDAPRNLLIGPMWSLRKWEVLNAIDKKLEDEDIFQGKKYKSL, from the coding sequence ATGCAAAAATTTTGGGATAGCAAAAGATATCATAGTTTAAACTATTTTTTAAGAGAGAAATTTGGAGAAAAAGTATTTAAAATATCTCTTGATGCAGGATTTACTTGTCCTAATAGGGATGGAAAAATAAGTTCCGGAGGATGTATATTCTGCAGTTCTAGAGGTTCTGGGGATTTTGCAGGAGATAGACAATTTTCTATAGATAAGCAATTTGAAGATATAAAGTGTATGATGAATAAAAAATGGAAAAGTGAAAAGTATATAGCGTATTTTCAAGCTTATACTAACACTTATGCACCTATAGAGGTATTAGATGAAAAGTACAAAGAAGCCATAGAAAAAGAGGGGGTAGTGGGATTAGCTATAGCCACAAGACCTGATTGTCTAGAAGAGGATGTACTAGATTTACTTTCATCTTATAATAAGGAACTTTATACATGGGTTGAATTGGGCCTTCAAACATCAAAGGAAAGTACAGCTAAGTTAATAAATAGAGGGTACGAACTAGAAATTTTTGAAAAGGCAGTTAAAGATTTAAGAGCCAGAAATATAGATGTAGTTGTACATACGATTTTTGGGTTACCTGGCGAAAGTAAATATGATATGTTAGATACTATAAGGTATCTTGCTAATATGGATATACAAGGTATAAAGATTCACCTTCTTCATTTAATGGAGGGAACATCTTTGGTGAAACTATATAATAATGGTGAATTAGAACTTATGACTATGGATGATTATTTAGAAGTCATATGTGAAGCTATAACCTTACTTCCACCTTCTGTAGTAATACATAGGCTTACAGGGGATGCACCGAGAAATTTACTAATAGGCCCTATGTGGAGTCTAAGAAAATGGGAAGTATTAAACGCTATAGATAAAAAGTTGGAGGATGAAGATATATTTCAGGGCAAGAAATATAAAAGTTTATAG
- a CDS encoding YkvI family membrane protein has protein sequence MKEALKKILQIAAVFIGTVVGAGLASGQEITQFFTTYGAKSFIGIIICCIVYVTMCPIISSISIKYNLNSYDQLITKVSPGYFGKATDLTTGFFLISSSAIILAGSGALLHQYFNIPRYVGIILMCVISLYTLMKDTEGLVIINSFIVPALICTLLLIFCLYLTFFREYISLEKIMLMKTYKVEIIPYQWFLSALLYAGFNILCSSGVLVPLSKEVKSRAHMINGILLGSIMLTILSLIINLMLSLNIPSIFKYDIPLLYIAKPFGNIIQGILLCVIWCEMFSTEVSNIYSVAKTIEQKHGLGYKKAAFIIMAIAIPISQIGFKNLIKVLYPGFGAISLIFIIQCTFFYFKDK, from the coding sequence TTGAAGGAAGCTTTAAAGAAGATATTACAAATTGCTGCTGTATTTATAGGTACTGTAGTAGGTGCAGGCCTTGCATCGGGCCAAGAAATAACTCAATTCTTTACTACATATGGTGCCAAAAGCTTTATTGGCATAATAATTTGCTGCATAGTTTATGTAACAATGTGTCCAATAATATCTAGTATAAGCATTAAATATAATTTAAATTCTTATGATCAACTAATAACTAAGGTAAGTCCAGGATATTTTGGAAAGGCTACTGACTTAACCACTGGGTTCTTCCTTATAAGTAGTTCTGCCATAATACTAGCTGGTAGTGGGGCTCTTCTCCATCAGTATTTTAATATACCAAGATATGTAGGCATAATATTAATGTGTGTTATATCTCTATATACTTTAATGAAAGACACAGAAGGTTTAGTTATTATAAACTCCTTTATCGTTCCCGCACTAATATGTACTCTCTTATTAATATTTTGCTTATATTTAACCTTTTTTAGGGAGTACATATCTTTAGAAAAAATTATGCTTATGAAAACTTATAAAGTAGAAATAATACCCTATCAATGGTTTTTATCCGCATTATTATATGCAGGCTTTAATATTCTTTGCTCTAGTGGTGTTCTTGTTCCTTTAAGTAAGGAAGTTAAGTCAAGAGCACACATGATAAATGGAATCTTGCTAGGTTCCATTATGCTTACTATTCTATCTTTAATTATAAATTTAATGCTATCTCTAAATATACCAAGTATCTTTAAATATGATATTCCACTTTTATATATTGCGAAGCCTTTTGGTAATATAATACAAGGTATCCTTCTATGCGTAATTTGGTGTGAAATGTTTTCTACAGAAGTATCGAATATATATAGCGTTGCTAAAACAATAGAGCAAAAACATGGTTTAGGTTATAAAAAAGCTGCATTCATTATAATGGCTATTGCAATACCTATATCTCAAATAGGTTTTAAAAATTTAATAAAAGTTCTATATCCTGGTTTTGGTGCTATAAGTCTTATATTTATAATTCAATG